One window of Scheffersomyces stipitis CBS 6054 chromosome 1, whole genome shotgun sequence genomic DNA carries:
- the CHO1 gene encoding phosphatidylserine synthase, translated as MSANTSGFKKHESAIVSDSEIDVTDDVTETPNPPIRRSSSLFSLTSKELLPKPDEKEYAAFIDDERHFSLIRNLHMADFITLLNGFSGFYSIISCLRYTLTGKSHYVQRAHFFICLGLFFDFFDGRVARLRNKSSLMGQELDSLADLISFGVSPATIAFAIGFQTTVDVLMLTFWVLCGLSRLARFNISAANIPKDAHGKSQYFEGFPIPTNLGWVFFMAFLVYKDWILDNLPGGLLFKDTFFEFHIISIGFVLQGCAEISKSLHIPKP; from the coding sequence ATGTCTGCCAACACTTCTGGATTTAAGAAACACGAGTCGGCAATAGTGTCAGACTCCGAGATCGATGTCACCGATGATGTGACTGAAACCCCAAACCCTCCTATTCGTAGATCATCTTCGTTGTTTTCGCTTACTTCGAAGGAATTACTTCCAAAGCCTGACGAAAAAGAATATGCCGCTTTCATCGACGATGAAAGACACTTCAGTTTGATAAGAAATTTGCACATGGCTGATTTCATCACTTTGTTGAATGGCTTCTCTGGATTCTACTCCATCATCTCCTGTTTGAGATACACTTTGACCGGTAAGAGTCATTACGTGCAAAGGGCtcattttttcatttgtttAGGGTTAttttttgacttctttgatGGAAGGGTCGCTCGTTTGAGAAACAAGTCGTCGTTGATGGGTCAGGAATTGGACTCTCTTGCTGATTTGATCTCGTTCGGAGTCAGCCCTGCCACGATTGCCTTTGCTATTGGTTTCCAAACTACTGTAGATGTCTTGATGTTGACCTTCTGGGTGTTGTGTGGCTTGTCAAGATTGGCTCGATTCAATATCTCTGCTGCCAACATCCCTAAGGATGCTCACGGAAAGTCCCAGTACTTCGAAGGGTTCCCTATTCCTACAAACTTAGGTTGGGTATTCTTCATGGCTTTCTTGGTATACAAAGACTGGatcttggacaacttgCCAGGAGGGCTCCTTTTCAAGGACACCTTCTTTGAGTTCCACATCATATCCATCGGGTTCGTGTTGCAGGGCTGTGCCGAAATATCCAAGTCTTTGCATATTCCAAAGCCttaa